The genomic region AGAAGTACATATAAGAATATTAGTAGCGAGTAAAGTGGTGACCGTCTTAATGGCACGAATATGAGCGTCCATGTTTGGAGATCTGGAGCCCTCAGTATTCTCTTGGATTCTTTTCATGTGTTTACACAGAGAGATGATGATGGTCAATGCCGATACCGAGCAGAGAAAGGAGAACAAGCTGCTTAATGctataaaaagataaaataacCAAGAGCATCTTCCGGGCTTCATGGATTTGACTTTGGATGTTGTGTTTAGAAGACAGTCTTGCGTTATCTCCAGTGCAGAATAAAGAGTCAAGAAGAAGAATCCTAGAAGAAAAGTAATGGTAATCCAAGGAAACAACGTAGGAATTCTTTTCTGAAGACCAATGTAGAACCAGTGATGAATATTGACGATCTTCAGACAGAAATGTatactgaggagggtggagaacCATAAGGTGCACATGTTCAAATAGGTGAAGACTTGTGTAGTGATCTCATCATATTCATTTCTGGCCAGATGAAATAGGAGTTTGTATAGTACGT from Hyla sarda isolate aHylSar1 chromosome 11, aHylSar1.hap1, whole genome shotgun sequence harbors:
- the LOC130294969 gene encoding taste receptor type 2 member 50-like, which translates into the protein PGPAHRSFPPRGDFCKTRRLPLSDQLILGLSASNLLHALQKGYVLYKLLFHLARNEYDEITTQVFTYLNMCTLWFSTLLSIHFCLKIVNIHHWFYIGLQKRIPTLFPWITITFLLGFFFLTLYSALEITQDCLLNTTSKVKSMKPGRCSWLFYLFIALSSLFSFLCSVSALTIIISLCKHMKRIQENTEGSRSPNMDAHIRAIKTVTTLLATNILICTSVFLAIIIQSILTIPIGILISICHIFSSYFLIKGTKKLDKTFLKILNRCSLGSFRNQ